One stretch of Armigeres subalbatus isolate Guangzhou_Male chromosome 2, GZ_Asu_2, whole genome shotgun sequence DNA includes these proteins:
- the LOC134218144 gene encoding probable serine hydrolase — MTTNKTQFFEVSINVPFGVIAGKWYGSKDVRPILFIHGFEDNCGSFDKLIPLLPSHGSYLAIDLPGCGLSSRIPPGMLNNVSDWVLVILWIMKAYRWPTVSLAGHSMGAMACYCFIGFFPAKVDLFIAIDALHLSHFEQILDQQAYFITRSMKADGENLSSVPATEYTYEQLIEKVHNLPSCTVPKELCHCLLQRNISKSQTLPEHYYFHYDKRIKYPFFMGWSMEATALTAKRIKCPVLLIFATDSLFYGDREEVARTVEQIKKNNHTKLVHITGGHYIHLTDADQVAATIEMFLNEIEYYNKCVQSKI; from the exons ATGACTACCAACAAAACT CAATTTTTCGAAGTCAGTATAAACGTTCCGTTTGGAGTCATCGCTGGAAAATGGTATGGATCGAAGGACGTTCGACCAATTTTGTTCATTCATGGGTTTGAGGATAATTGCGGATCTTTCGACAAACTCATCCCCCTGCTACCGTCCCATGGAAGCTATTTGGCCATTGATCTACCAGGATGTGGCCTGtcctctagaattcctccggggatGTTGAATAATGTTTCCGATTGGGTTCTAGTGATACTGTGGATTATGAAAGCTTACCGATGGCCCACGGTGTCATTGGCAGGGCATTCTATGGGTGCAATGGCGTGCTACTGTTTCATAGGATTCTTTCCAGCAAAAGTGGATCTGTTTATTGCAATAGACGCGTTGCACCTTTCCCACTTCGAacaaattctagaccaacaagCATACTTCATCACCCGATCAATGAAAGCAGACGGTGAGAATTTGAGCAGCGTTCCGGCAACTGAGTACACCTACGAGCAGTTGATTGAGAAAGTGCATAATTTGCCTTCTTGCACCGTACCGAAGGAGCTTTGCCATTGTCTTCTTCAGAGAAATATCAGCAAATCACAGACGTTACCCGAGCACTACTACTTCCATTATGATAAACGTATCAAGTATCCGTTTTTCATGGGTTGGTCAATGGAAGCGACTGCATTGACCGCGAAGCGTATCAAATGTCCAGTGCTGCTGATTTTTGCCACCGATTCTCTTTTCTATGGAGACAGGGAGGAGGTTGCAAGGACGGTGGAACAAATAAAAAAGAATAATCATACAAAACTGGTGCACATCACTGGAGGTCATTACATACACTTGACAGACGCCGATCAAGTAGCAGCCACAATTGAAATGTTCCTGAATGAGATTGAGTATTATAACAAGTGTGTTCAAAGCAAAATTTAA